A window of the candidate division KSB1 bacterium genome harbors these coding sequences:
- a CDS encoding XdhC family protein codes for MLDTEFWTQLTDILKKGTPACLIIMVQSTGHGPNRAGARMMVTADGRHHGTVGGGASEVRLAETARHLISLNQASGPNS; via the coding sequence ATGCTTGATACTGAATTCTGGACACAATTGACGGACATTCTAAAAAAAGGTACACCGGCCTGTCTGATTATCATGGTGCAGTCCACCGGACACGGGCCCAACCGTGCCGGCGCGCGCATGATGGTCACAGCCGACGGTCGGCACCACGGAACCGTGGGCGGCGGCGCCTCCGAGGTTCGGCTCGCTGAGACCGCGCGTCACTTGATATCTTTAAACCAAGCATCCGGCCCCAACTCGTGA